The Aspergillus fumigatus Af293 chromosome 3, whole genome shotgun sequence region TTTCAACAAACATGGCATTCCTCGAGGCGAAGAGAGCGACACCGAGTGGCTGCGAGCTGCCCCCTGGGGCTTCCGAAAGCTTCTGAATTGGATCTGGTCTCGGTATCAGATGCCCATCTATGTGACGGAGAATGGCACGACAGCCAAGGGTGAGACAGCCCCTTCACCCAGTGTTCTCAACGACCAGTTTCGCATCAGGTTCTTTGAGGGATATGTTGGGTGGGCACTGGCTCGTGCGGTCAAGGAGGACGGGATTGATATCCGCTCCTATTTTGCCTGGACATTCACCGATAACTGGGGtaagttttttttttcgtcTCTCCTCCAAGTGCaatgctgaagatggaacaGAATGGGCCGCGGGCTATACCGATCGGTTCGGGTGTACCTTTATCGACTTTGATTCACCGGAGAAGACCCGGTACCCTAAGCAATCTGCTTATTACCTTGACAACCTGTTCAAGCATTTGATCAAGGGCTCCTAAGTATTTCCACATGCCGATGGAGGAATAGACCTTTACACACTGAAAGTGGAATGATGTATGCAGATATTGGAAGACAGAACTCAGGATACATACAGTCATGGAATGGATGCATTTACATCTCACAAAGCAAGCGGTTTTGTACAGAACCAATATTGCCATGGCCTTGCCATCCAGACCTCACAACGTCGATATTTACCAAACGCCTATCCATATCAAGCCAGCCATCCATCCCGCTATGCCAGACAAACGCCAGCAGATTGAGTTGATCGGAGTTGGACAAGCGCCTGCAGACAGCGTCAGTCTTTGTCCACCGTCGCAAGGAAGATAAACTCACAATCCCACAAGACGCCAAGGAACAACTAAACCAAGCCCCAGCCTGCCTGCTTCAATTCAAATAACGCGGGATCCGGCCCACGTTCCGCCGATTCTCATCCGAGCGGCGCAATAAAGGCACCTCGAAACGCACATGATGCTGGCCATCCTGACCCGCACTGGGACCGCCACTGGCGTTTGCATTTGCATTCCCCACCGACGACCGCAAAATTGAGGTAGGAAAGTATGCAGTCGAGGGCTGCGGCTGACCAGCGGGGCGTTTCGTGAGCGGTGCAAGCTCGCGCAGGAACATCTCCCATGGATCCTCGGGGACCTTGTCGCCGTCGCGGACCTTGCCTTGGAGGACGCAGAGGCGGTACATGTTTCTTTCGAAGTTGATCCAGTCCACGCCGTAGGGTTTGTGGGTGATGCCGGTGGAGACGTCGGTGTTGGACCAGAAGATGTGCGAGAGGGAGGTCAGGATCTGTTGGCGTTCTTGCTCTGCGTTGGCCATTTTGGATTGTGGGTTTAGAAGATCGGGTTGGAAAAGAGGTGGTCTGGTGGTAGCAATGGCAGGCTGAGTTGAGGCGATGGAGCTGGTAGAGAAGTGTTACAGAATCTCTGCAGGCATGGTGTTGATTATTGACGTTTTGTCTGGAGTGGTTGTTAGGGGGAGGCAGGAGGGAGGCGTTGCAGGGTGATATGGACGCGAGGCTGGACGCGAGGTGCGCACAGGATATCAACAAACATGAGGTAGTGAATGCTGTAGGGCTTGGATAGGGCATGACGTTATTTGTAGTTGTGTGTGATAGCAGTGAATGATAGTGATGGATGGAGTCCATATTCGCCTGTTTTGGGAGTATACGAGACACAGCGTGACTATCATGGGTGACATAATATGGAAGAGAGGTAGAATTCCCAGAAATTCAGGTACAAGTCACAAGTGTTAGTCATTCAGGTGTCAGATATCTCTGCCTGCTCAGGAATAATGAAGCTATAATGCTGCCAGGTCAGTATACATAAACGACCAACTTTCTCCGAACTCCAACCTGAATCAGCATATGACAGGGGTCTCGGAGAACAACCGACCAAATGAGGGGTCAACTACTCCGAATCTTATAAATCTTGGGGTTTCCCTCTTTTGTCATCATGAGACTGCTGATACTAGCCATTAAAGCTCTCGTGGTATACTCAGACAGCCATCTACGTGCCGTTCCCCACAATGCAGCTTCAGATTGAAGAACCGCCCAGATTGGAGCTGAAGGGTTCTGCAAGAGAGGTAACCCTTCCTCACACTTGTTTTCATTACATCTATTTGTTTTACTTCCGCAAAAGTAGGAGCTGACTTTGATCACTGGAAGATCGGACTTGAACATGGCCGAATCCTATCACAGCAGATCCAGGACCAAATCAAAGTCTATGAGGCCATGTTCCTGGAGGCCTCCAAGATGTCCTGGGATGCTGTCAGAAACCTCGCCGAGGAATTTCGTGAATCACTAGAGAAGAAACTGCCTGACGTCTACGCGGAGATGCAGGGTATAGCAGAGGGAGCGGGGTTGGATCTTCTCGACATTGTGGCGCTGAACTGTCGCAGTGAGATTGCCATGGGCAATTTTTCCGATGGCTGCACAAGTCTATCCTGGAAGAAACATGACAATGGACGAGTCCTGGCTCAGAATTGGGACTGGGCTCCCGCTGCGGGGAAGAATATCGCCATCATGTCAGTCGAACAGCCCGGCAAACCCAAAGTCTTTATGGTTACCGAGGTTAGTCTACTCTCGCAGTTTGTATTGGACAATACGGACTAACACTAATCATAACAACACAGGCTGGAATTGTTGGAAAGATCGGATTCAACAGCGCAGGTGTAGGCGTTTGTCTCAACGCCATTCGGGCGAAACCCTGCATCAGTTCCAAGATCCCCATCCATGTGGCTCTCCGCCTCTGTCTTGAGAGCCCATCTGCCCAGATGGCGGTCGAAAGGGTCTCTGAGCTAGGAGGTATAGCTTGCAGTGTGCATATCCTACTTGCAGACAGCACAACCGCATTGGGACTTGAACTCTCGCCATTGGGAGATGTGTATCTCAAGGAAGATGTGCTGGGAACTGTCACTCACACTAACCACTTCATCGAGAATCGGAACGTCATTGAGCCCCCATGGCTCTCCGGCTCTCCGATTCGGTTGAATCGAGTCCGTCAGCTCCTTCGTGAGCTGATCAGTGGCGGAATCGCTGGGTCTCAGATCACCCCGGGTCTCTTGCGAGACAAGATCTTTTCGGATACTTTTAATGCGCCGCAGGCTATCTGTTGCTCAGAGGATCCTGCCCGGGGTCCTGCTGTGCGATCTAGAaccatcttcaacatcattaTGAATCTGGAGCAAGACAATGTCAGCGCGGAACTTGTCGTGGGCCGACCAGGTTCTGGGGAGGAGACTGCCGTGATACGAATGCCTTGGGCATAACGACGTCGGATTGTGGTTTAAAGAACATTGATGTCTTTTCAAACTCTCTAGCCACGTTCTGTTCTCTTCTGGACTACTCAGTGATGCGCTCAATCTCGCGTTGTTTGTTCCACGATAGGTCTGAATGCTGTAAGACATATAAGTAGACAATGCATTGTGCAAGACAATAGCGGCATATCCAAGTGTTCCATTGTGCACAGATCTTGAGACACTCTGTCTCGAATTTCCATGAGCACATCGATGAGACAGATGCCGTCGAAATGTTTGTCCCTCGTCAGTCTATATAATGGCCTTGACTTGCCCTTGCAATGGTatcattgccatcatcatcatcctgatACTCGTCAGTGATATCCACTCTTCTTAGGATATCTTTTCATTGAAATTATTCGACCCCATTCTTATCTCAGAATACCAAGATGTCTACCTACCACGACACATTCAGTGAACGCGACGCCCTTCTGGCCGCCCTCCAGAAACAGACGGACCTACTGAACGCGCACCCTGAAGAGGCCGATATTATAAGCAAGGCAATGAATGATATCGAAGAGAAGCTTGCAGCCTTGGGACAGGAGGAATCCCAGGACCTCCAGGCTGGTCTATCCCCAGTACTCGAGACGTTTACCAACCCTCAGCTGCAGACTGACGGATTCTCGTGCCCCCTGAGCCCCGGTGAAGACGCTGATGACAGTGACAGTAACACTGACATGGATGATAGTGATAGTAATGAGGACGAGCTGAACGACCATCTCCGTGAGAGATTCTGCAGCCATGAGTGCGACCATGAGTCGTGCCGACTTGCCAACGAACATTGGTATGGCTGCAAGTCCCAACTCCAGGATGATTGTGATCGCGAAATTGCTTGAGACCAATGCTAATCTTGTCTATTAAACATTTTCTAGGACGTCTTTTCCTGTTTTCTACTTGTGAGGCTGAGCTTGTGTTCTGTTAACTATGCAGCAGatcgaagacgatgaggttgttgatTTTGGCTTCGGTTTTGATCTAGTGGGTCAGTTCTGGATCGCTTATGATTTTGTCTGGGAGTAACATTAGCAGATCTACTCGAACCTGATATAAAATCAACGATCTTGTATTTCTTGTTCTGTAGAATCGGCTGGTGTGCGTAGTGGCGTGGAGGAAACTTCCAGGTTCATCGATTCCAACATTCTCCCCCGTcgttcctcttctccgcattAGCAATCGGCCCCTTTGAATTCGTCATAGACCCAGCCAACCTATTATTTTAAGCTGCAAGCATCTTACCATCAGACTTCTGGCTGGATCTCTAATCTTTCCTCGATAACACATATCTCCGTACCTCGAAGACCTTCTGGAAGACGCTCACCGACTTCTACAGTAATATCATACTCATGGCCTCTGCCACAGGAGTCCCTCAAGAACATCCTCAGACCATTGAGGCCAGAGAAGATGAGCCATTATTGGGTAGACCAGGGGCAGTGACGCAAAGAGAAAGCGATCCTATTTACCGCAATTTAATCAAAGGTAGGCGCTGCTGAATGTGAGGTTGTCTGGCTTGATACTGATTCATCTGCTGCAGGGACCGCCGCAATTGCTCAGTGCGGCATATTGCTTGTAAGATAACCCTATTCAAGCTAGCATGGGCTGCATGCCTGTTTCCTGGCTGTCATTGTGATTGACACGGCTTCCTAGCTTACGGCTCTCGTCTGGGCTGGCGTCTTCTCCCATcccttgatcttcttttctgcgCATCCGGTACGTTGGCCATAGCACCGACTTTTAGATGATACAATGGAAGATGTCTAATTTCTCTAGCTGCTCAACTCCTCCGCTATACTTCTCCAAGTACAAGCTGCTCTCATCCTACAGCCAACTGCAACGCCGCAGCAGAAACTCCTAGGCACTCAAATCCACTATTCCCTGCAAGCTATCAGCCTGGCTGCTTTCCTCACCGCATTCACCATCATCGAGATTAACAAGGGCGATCATCCGCGACTGACATCGCTGCATGGCATCTTAGGACTAATTACCTAcatctgcatcatcctccaagcaCTGCTGGGACTTGTTCAGTATTTCTTCCCTGTCAAGATCCTTGGCAGTGCTGATGCGGGCAAAAGACTGTACAAGTACCACCGCCATTTTGGATACTTGCTGCTTGTCTTGGAACTGGCGACCGTGTCAGCGGCAACCCAGACGACGTATAATGTGGCTGTCCTGCACACTCCGCTTTGGGGCGTTCTTGTTGCAGCGGTATTAATTGTCGCTGGAGTCGGTGCCAGGatcaagaagcacaagctgGGCTTCTAGAATGATTTTCCTCTCCAATAGTATGCTAGGAAGTGCGAATAGTTACGCTTGGGGAACAGGAAATGGCCGACCTGGACTAAAGAGAGGGGTTGCCCAAGATAGATTCCTAGCAACAGACATATATAATCTGTATCTGATGGAAAAACAGAGAAAATACGAGGAAACACCCCATACGAAGTATATGTACTAGGAAGGTTGGCATCGAGAGCATAGAAGTGGTAGAAAATTACTAGAAATGCAGAGTCCCGAATTAGGAAAGGCGGCGACAGCTCAGATCTTAGCTTTTCCCTCCATCGACCCATATCTCCTGCGCATTTATACCTACCTTCACGACCTCGGCCTGCCATGGCGTCGTTTAAATCACCGTACATCTGCCTCAATTGCAGATTAACGAGCAGACTCACCCGACGCAACTTCGCCGCGTCTGCTCGAACCTTGGAATTGCTGCGCCCCGCAACCGCTCCGAAACCCACCCCCGACATCAAACATATCCGCCAGAACGCAGAGCTCTACTCGAAAAACAGCGTGGATCGAAATTACCCGACACACGCTGACTATCCCTACAAAATCCAAGAGCTCTCGGAAGAAGCAAGGCGTCTTGATCAAGATCTCAAAGCGCCGCGGTCCCGCATCAAGCAATTGGAGAAGACGATAGCGAATCTTGCGGCATCCGCTCGCCAAAATGGCGCGTCAAGTGCCATTGAGGAAGAATTGGCATCTCTTCGGTCAGAGGCACAACGATTGAAGGATGAGTCGCATGCAATGAATACCCGGAGAACAACTTGCACCGAAGAAATCCAACGGCTCGCCCTATCCCTACCGAACCTTTCCTCGGCCGATACCCCTGTTGGAGACGACCCAAAGCTCGTCACGTACATCAATTTCGACCCTCAATCCCCGCCAGAATGGGTTAGCCGTCCAGATCCGTCGCGGTCTCATGTCGCTATCGGCACCGCGCTAGAACTGATCGATTTTACAAGCTCTGCGACCACCACAGGCTGGGGCTGGTACTTCTTGACAAACGAAGGAGCGCTGCTGGAACAAGCCCTGGTTCAGTACGCCCTCAGCGTGGCCCGCAACCGCGGCTGGAAAGTCGTGTCTCCACCGTCGATCGTCTACTCCTACATCGCTGAAGCGTGCGGCTTTCAGCCCCGCGACCAGCACAACGAGCAGCAGATCTGGGCCATCGAGCAGAGCGACAAGGACAAGAGTAAGCCCCAGCGCTCTCTGACCGGAACAGCGGAGATCCCTCTGGCAGCCATGTACGCCGGTCGTGACCTTGACGCTTCCTCCCTCCCCCTCAAACTCGTCGGCGCCAGCCGCTGCTACCGCGCCGAGGCAGGCTCCCGCGGCGTCGACACCAAGGGTTTGTACCGCGTGCAC contains the following coding sequences:
- a CDS encoding putative acyl-CoA:6-aminopenicillanic-acid-acyltransferase, with the protein product MFLEASKMSWDAVRNLAEEFRESLEKKLPDVYAEMQGIAEGAGLDLLDIVALNCRSEIAMGNFSDGCTSLSWKKHDNGRVLAQNWDWAPAAGKNIAIMSVEQPGKPKVFMVTEAGIVGKIGFNSAGVGVCLNAIRAKPCISSKIPIHVALRLCLESPSAQMAVERVSELGGIACSVHILLADSTTALGLELSPLGDVYLKEDVLGTVTHTNHFIENRNVIEPPWLSGSPIRLNRVRQLLRELISGGIAGSQITPGLLRDKIFSDTFNAPQAICCSEDPARGPAVRSRTIFNIIMNLEQDNVSAELVVGRPGSGEETAVIRMPWA
- a CDS encoding cytochrome b561 domain-containing protein, with protein sequence MASATGVPQEHPQTIEAREDEPLLGAAECEVVWLDTDSSAAGTAAIAQCGILLLTALVWAGVFSHPLIFFSAHPLLNSSAILLQVQAALILQPTATPQQKLLGTQIHYSLQAISLAAFLTAFTIIEINKGDHPRLTSLHGILGLITYICIILQALLGLVQYFFPVKILGSADAGKRLYKYHRHFGYLLLVLELATVSAATQTTYNVAVLHTPLWGVLVAAVLIVAGVGARIKKHKLGF
- a CDS encoding putative serine--tRNA ligase DIA4, which encodes MASFKSPYICLNCRLTSRLTRRNFAASARTLELLRPATAPKPTPDIKHIRQNAELYSKNSVDRNYPTHADYPYKIQELSEEARRLDQDLKAPRSRIKQLEKTIANLAASARQNGASSAIEEELASLRSEAQRLKDESHAMNTRRTTCTEEIQRLALSLPNLSSADTPVGDDPKLVTYINFDPQSPPEWVSRPDPSRSHVAIGTALELIDFTSSATTTGWGWYFLTNEGALLEQALVQYALSVARNRGWKVVSPPSIVYSYIAEACGFQPRDQHNEQQIWAIEQSDKDKSKPQRSLTGTAEIPLAAMYAGRDLDASSLPLKLVGASRCYRAEAGSRGVDTKGLYRVHEFTKVELFGWADTLPATISSDNLFTELLDIQTEILTALNLPCRVLEMPTTDLGASASRKRDIEALFPSRLRVPGSSSGSGSSSPDLESGWGEVTSASICTDYQSRRLGTRVRGGSAKESRFPHTVNGTAMAVPRVLAAILENGWDEKRKVVVIPEVLRKWMGGMEVIGEKS